A window of Exiguobacterium sp. FSL W8-0210 genomic DNA:
CAAGCGAGCAGCGATCGGGAACTGGAACAAGACGACCATGATTCCGTTCAGTGCCATCAAGTAAGGGAACGGATTTTGTTTCGTTGGTAACCCCGGTAGTGCTTCCTTCAAGAAGACCGGTAACATACTCTCAACGAGGGCAAATCCCATCGAGATGAAGACACCCGCACCGATGAAGATTAAAAAGACATGATCCTTTCGCAATACAGTGAGCGGTGATACTTTGACTTCGTCCGTCTTTTCGATATAGTCCGGTTTCGTCTCTTCGATGAAGAAGTAGAGTACGATTCCGTACAGGAAAAAGACGAAAGCGGCAGAGTAGAAGATGAGTGAACGGTCGACGAACAGGACGGCACTTCCGAGAAGTGGACCGAATGCGGCCCCGACGTTATGTCCCATCCGCAGCAGACCGAACGATTCGTTCAGGCGTTCTGGTGGTGTGACGTCAGCGACCATCGCGCTTGCCGCCGGATGGAACAGTGAACTTGATAAACCGAGCAGCGCGTTCAAAGCGAGAAGCGGTCCGAATGAATCGGCGAACGAGAAGCCGATTAAAGCAATGACGTCACCGATGATTGAGAGGACCATCAGTGGTTTTCGACCGAATTTATCAGCGAAGTGACCACCGAGAACGGCGCCGACGAGCGACATGATCGGTCCGGTCGCCATGATGATACCGACCAAGAAGTAGGAATCGAGTCGATCCGCATAATAAAGAACTAAAAATGGTGCAATCATGAACATCATGATCCCGGTGATCGTTTCCCCGACGAACCGGATCCAGATGTTGCGATCAAGCTGTTTGAGTGCGTTAAACATAGTGAAAACCCCTTATATTCCGTTTTTAGACAATAGAAAAGACGGATACGCACAAATATGGGCATACCCGTCCTAATATAAGAGGGCAGCATGTACGTATACGCATACGCACACCCTGCTTAATTAAAAATTAAACGATTGGGTGACGTACAGTTGTAGCCGATACAAAGACAGTGTGGACAGATGTCCGAGCTTGATGGAATACCATTGTACGTCTCCTCCTTCTGTAATAGTGAACTTCCTTGTCATCGTAAAGAAGATCGTGATGAATTGTCAACTTTAAATCTGAAAATTGAGTCAATGAAGTGAAATGGACGAGACCTTGAAAATTCGGTATGATAGACTAGTTGCGAAAAAGATTGATCGGACTTTTGAATATATCGTTGAAAGGAACTACCATACATGACAAACATTCTACAAACGGAAGTCGAAAAGCGTCGGATTTTCGGCATCATTTCCCACCCGGATGCGGGTAAGACGACATTAACTGAAAAATTCCTCCTGCACGGAGGGGCAATCCGTGAGGCAGGTTCTGTCAAGGCACGGAAAAACTCGAAATTTGCGAAATCCGACTGGATGGAAATCGAAAAACAACGCGGAATCTCTGTTACGTCTTCGGTCATGCAATTCGAATACGACAAAAAGATCGTCTCGATCATGGATACACCAGGTCACTCGGACTTCGGTGAAGATACGTACCGGATCCTGACAGCGGTTGACTCAGCGATCATGGTCATCGATGCGGCGAAAGGGATCGAGTCACAAACGAAGAAACTGTTCCAAGTCTGTCGGATGCGCGGGATTCCAATCTTTACGTTCATCAACAAGATGGACCGTCAAGCGCGTGACCCACTCGAATTGATGGAAGAACTCGAAGAAGTCCTCGGCATCCCGTCTGTAGCTGTGACGTGGCCAGCTGGTTCAGGTCAACAGTTCGAAGGGGTCTATGACCGCGTCAAAGGACAATTCCACTGCTTTAAAAATGATCGCAAGACGATCGAACTCGGCGAGGAAGGTCTCGCAAACGAAGAACTCGCGACGACGATCAACTCGGAAATGTACGAGACGTTGATGGATGAAGTCGACTTACTCGACGGCGCAGGTAACGAATACGATGAAGAATTGATCGCAAAAGGTGAGTTGACTCCGGTCTTCTTCGGATCAGCCCTCGTCGATTTCGGCGTCACACCACTTCTTGAACATTACTTGAACTTGTCCCCTTCACCGACACCTCGTGAGTCGAATAAAGGGAAAGTCGAGCCGGCACAAGACTTCTTCAGCGGTTTCGTCTTCAAGATTCAAGCAAACATGAACCCGAACCACCGTGACCGGATTGCGTTCGTCCGTATTTGTACGGGTAAATTTGATCGTGGAATGGACGTCGTCCTGACACGGACAGGCAAGAAAATGAAACTGTCGCAATCGACACAATTCATGGCGGATGAGCGGGAAACGGTCAATGAAGCGTTCGCAGGAGACGTCATCGGATTGTACGATTCAGGCAACTATCAAATCGGTGATACGATCACGAACGGTGATCCATCATTGCAATATGAAGCACTCCCGACGTTCGCACCAGAACTCTTCTTGAAGGTCTACACAAAAAACGCCTTGAAGTCGAAACAGTTCCAAAAAGGTGTCGAACAGCTCGCGCAAGAAGGTGCGATCCAGGTCTACAAGACGGAATACAACGAAATCATCCTCGGAGCAATCGGACAACTCCAATTCGAAGTCTTCGAGCACCGGCTCAAAGGTGAGTATGGCGTTGACATCTTGAAGGATGCTGCGAACTTCCAAGTCGCGAAATGGATCAAGCCAGCTGAAGTCGCTGCCGTCAAACAATTGACGGATTCACGGACGGTTCTCGTCTACGACCGTTGGGAAAATGCTGTTCTATTATTTGCGAATGATTTCGTCTACGAGCGATTCGTTCAGAAAAACGAAGGAACCATCACATTGGTCGATTCACCGCAACAACTCTAAGTTTTTGACGGACTACTTTTCGAAGTGGTCCGTTTTTTCGTTCCTGAAATTTCGTTTGATGGCAAGCGAACAAGGGTAAAAACAGAGCGAGTTTGAATTCATATGAAAAAGGACGGTGTCATGTGATGGCGAAACGGTTTGTTGGAATCTATCAGGATCAATCGAGTCTGGAACGAAAAATCGAGGAATTGAAACAACAGGGGCATCATGATTCGGATTTTTCTGTCGTCGGTCGAGATGACGCGGCAGACGAAGCATCGGGTGCAAGTTGGATTGATCAGGTCAAATCAAAATTTTCTAAAGAACCACCGCTCCGCGGGACATTAAAACGTGTCGGACATTCGGACGATGAGGCAGAACGGCATTACGCAGAAGTCGAGCGTGGCGGTCTTGCATTGTTCGTCAAGGATCGAGATCACGATCATGACCACGACCATGAGCACCATCATCACCATGACCACGATCATGATCATCGGCACGATGATAACAAGGTCGAAAATCCAGGGAATAACGCCTATGAATCCAATCACCGCGGGGACGGTGAGAAGAGCGACCGGGCGAAGTGGAAAGCGGACGATCTCGACTAATACCTAGAAGTGAAGGCGCCATATCGGTGATCTTCACTTTTTTCTCGTGTCCGGAGTCGCAAAGCGAGATGTGTGAGGAATCGAGGTGCTATACTGAGAGCATCGAAGAGGTGATAAGACATGAAAAAAATAGTGACAGCTTTAGCAGGAATCGGTCTTGCCAGTGCTTGGTTCATCAACCGATACCCGGTGTTTGGGAAACGACCAAGCCGTGCAGAGCGGCGGAGTTTCGAGCGATCAGATCGTTTTGTCGACGGGAAGTTCAAAAATGAGATGGATTTCCAGTTGAAGATGGAATGGGACTCGATGAAAAGCATCTTAAAGGATTACGGACGAAACATTCCGAATCTGCGTCCTGTCAAAGCGTTACCGACGCTTCCGTATCAGCGACGTCAAGACGATAGTGAAGCACCACGCGTCACATGGTTCGGACATTCGGCGTTTTTACTCGAACTTGATGAACAAACGATTTTCTTTGACCCGATGCTCGGGCGCGCACCATCACCGTTCCCGAAACTGGGTGGGGGACGTTTTCAAACGACGCAGAAGGTTGATCTCGATCGCCTGCCGTTGATTGATGTCGTCGTCTATTCGCACGACCATTATGATCATCTTGATTATCCATCCGTCCTCGCCTTGAAAAATCGAGTCGGTCGCTTCATCGTGCCACTCGGGGTCGGTAGTCGTCTCCGTGGATGGGGTGTCTCGGCTGAGCGAATCACGGAACTCGACTGGCATGAATCGACGCAAGTCGGTGGCATCAAACTGACAGCGGCTCCTTCGCGCCATTATTCAGGGCGAAATGGTCTTGATCAATTTTCAACGCTATGGGCGTCATGGGTCATCGAAGGCTCGCAAAAGGTCTTTTTTAGTGGCGATAGTGGATATGGTCCACACTTTAAAGCAATCGGCGAACAATATGGTCCGTTTGATTTGACGATGATGGAATGTGGGCAGTATGATGTCCGGTGGTCCAATTCGCATATGTTACCGGAACAAACAGTTCAAGCACATCGAGATGTCAAAGGTCGCGTCCTGATGCCGATTCACTGGTCTGCCTTCATCCTCGCTTTTCATGCCTGGTTCGAACCGGTCGAACGGTTGCTCAAGGAAGCGAAACGCGATGAGATTCCGGTTCTGACACCAATGATCGGGGAGAGTGTGACACCCGAGAGCACGACACGAAAATGGTGGCGGGAAGTGCGTTGAGTAAAATAGCTTTTTGATTTTAATCGAATGAAATGAGAAAAAAGTAGAGGCTGGGACATAACTAGCTGAATTTAACGAAAAGAAGGAATTGCCATCACTGAGGATGTGCAATTCCTTCTTTTTTCATTGTCTCTCGTCAAGCTGCCCTTCGGGCAACGCTTTGGATGAGCCATTTCCTCAAATTTACGGCCATGAGGATGAAGCCGAGCTCACGCTTCACCTTCGCTTTTCCTCGCACAGAAAAGCGAGTGAAACTCAAATTAGCCTTCAGATATCCAAAAACTGGTTCCACGTCTATCTTCCGTTTCGCATAGAGGGATCCTGTTTTTTGATCTGAAAGCCATTTTTTCATCTGTTCTTTTTGTTCTTCCCATGAAGTGTTTATGTGTACCTGTCGGTGACGCCCTTCTTCGGCCTTTGTACAACGGGAGCGGAACGGGCAGCCATCACACCCTTCACTTTCATACACCTTGAAATCACGCGTGAATCCGTAACGATCTGTTCTCTTGGACATGTAACGGAACGTTACGTCCTGTCCATTCGGGCACACAAACCGATCCGCCGTTTCATCGTAAGACCAGTTCGCTGTGTTAAAGGGATCGTTGCGCCATTTTCGCGACTTTTCTTTTTCGAACATCGTGTAAGGGATGAGTGGAATGCGCCCACGGCGCATCAGAATATCCTGATAATTCTCCTGACTCCCATAGCCGGCATCCGCAACGATATGCGGTGGTAGTGGTAAATATGAGCTGACCTCATCTAAAAAGGGGAGTAACGTCCGGGCATCCGTCGGATTCGGATAAATATCATAAGCGAGTGTGTATTGTCCTTCGGTCGCGATTTGAACGTTATAGCCTGGTTTGAGTTGTCCATTTTGCATATGATCTTCTTTCATTCGCATGAACGTCGCGTCCGTGTCCGTTTTCGAATAGCTGTTCCGTCCAGCGAGCGTCCTCTTTTGAAGGGCGTATCTCTGTTTCCGCTCGATGAAATCTGTAATTTCCTTTCGAAGGAGACGTGGTTCCTTCCGTTCAGAACGCAGACGTTTTCTTTCTTGGGTGTCCGTACTCGCCTCGATTTTTTGGTTGATGGAAGCGATATGTGCGTCTACAGCTTCACCCATGTGTTCGAGTTCTGAGAGAGTAAGCTCGTCCGGGTTTTCTCGTTCAATTTCCGGTAGGATGTCTTGTTCGACGAGGTTGTCATAGATACGATTCGATTTGTCCACGAGAGACGCACTATGACGTTCAATCGATTTCCGCCAAACAAAGGTATATCGGTTCGCATTCGCCTCTAACTTTGTACCATCGATAAAGATGGCTTCTTCATTGATTTCTCCCATCTCGACGAGATGGCAACGGAAGGTAACGAAGGCTTGCTTCAATATCGGAGTGACTGCGGGATGCACTCGAAAACGGTTGATGGTACGATAGCTCGGCGCATTCCCTTGTGCTAGCCACATCATCCGCAGACTATCGGATAGTAATCCTTCAATCTTCCGACCGGAGAAGACCGATTGTGTGTAGGCA
This region includes:
- a CDS encoding MBL fold metallo-hydrolase, yielding MKKIVTALAGIGLASAWFINRYPVFGKRPSRAERRSFERSDRFVDGKFKNEMDFQLKMEWDSMKSILKDYGRNIPNLRPVKALPTLPYQRRQDDSEAPRVTWFGHSAFLLELDEQTIFFDPMLGRAPSPFPKLGGGRFQTTQKVDLDRLPLIDVVVYSHDHYDHLDYPSVLALKNRVGRFIVPLGVGSRLRGWGVSAERITELDWHESTQVGGIKLTAAPSRHYSGRNGLDQFSTLWASWVIEGSQKVFFSGDSGYGPHFKAIGEQYGPFDLTMMECGQYDVRWSNSHMLPEQTVQAHRDVKGRVLMPIHWSAFILAFHAWFEPVERLLKEAKRDEIPVLTPMIGESVTPESTTRKWWREVR
- a CDS encoding peptide chain release factor 3; this translates as MTNILQTEVEKRRIFGIISHPDAGKTTLTEKFLLHGGAIREAGSVKARKNSKFAKSDWMEIEKQRGISVTSSVMQFEYDKKIVSIMDTPGHSDFGEDTYRILTAVDSAIMVIDAAKGIESQTKKLFQVCRMRGIPIFTFINKMDRQARDPLELMEELEEVLGIPSVAVTWPAGSGQQFEGVYDRVKGQFHCFKNDRKTIELGEEGLANEELATTINSEMYETLMDEVDLLDGAGNEYDEELIAKGELTPVFFGSALVDFGVTPLLEHYLNLSPSPTPRESNKGKVEPAQDFFSGFVFKIQANMNPNHRDRIAFVRICTGKFDRGMDVVLTRTGKKMKLSQSTQFMADERETVNEAFAGDVIGLYDSGNYQIGDTITNGDPSLQYEALPTFAPELFLKVYTKNALKSKQFQKGVEQLAQEGAIQVYKTEYNEIILGAIGQLQFEVFEHRLKGEYGVDILKDAANFQVAKWIKPAEVAAVKQLTDSRTVLVYDRWENAVLLFANDFVYERFVQKNEGTITLVDSPQQL
- a CDS encoding IS1182 family transposase — translated: MFKDYNMNQLVLPLDLEVRLQENDIAFAVHHLVESIPDDVFEPFMRTTGCPAYHPRMMMKIILCAYTQSVFSGRKIEGLLSDSLRMMWLAQGNAPSYRTINRFRVHPAVTPILKQAFVTFRCHLVEMGEINEEAIFIDGTKLEANANRYTFVWRKSIERHSASLVDKSNRIYDNLVEQDILPEIERENPDELTLSELEHMGEAVDAHIASINQKIEASTDTQERKRLRSERKEPRLLRKEITDFIERKQRYALQKRTLAGRNSYSKTDTDATFMRMKEDHMQNGQLKPGYNVQIATEGQYTLAYDIYPNPTDARTLLPFLDEVSSYLPLPPHIVADAGYGSQENYQDILMRRGRIPLIPYTMFEKEKSRKWRNDPFNTANWSYDETADRFVCPNGQDVTFRYMSKRTDRYGFTRDFKVYESEGCDGCPFRSRCTKAEEGRHRQVHINTSWEEQKEQMKKWLSDQKTGSLYAKRKIDVEPVFGYLKANLSFTRFSVRGKAKVKRELGFILMAVNLRKWLIQSVARRAA
- a CDS encoding MDR family MFS transporter; its protein translation is MFNALKQLDRNIWIRFVGETITGIMMFMIAPFLVLYYADRLDSYFLVGIIMATGPIMSLVGAVLGGHFADKFGRKPLMVLSIIGDVIALIGFSFADSFGPLLALNALLGLSSSLFHPAASAMVADVTPPERLNESFGLLRMGHNVGAAFGPLLGSAVLFVDRSLIFYSAAFVFFLYGIVLYFFIEETKPDYIEKTDEVKVSPLTVLRKDHVFLIFIGAGVFISMGFALVESMLPVFLKEALPGLPTKQNPFPYLMALNGIMVVLFQFPIAARLSGKAFGKVMLLGASIFGIGMIFLAFVPSYLFSLGTSYVVLVTVLLAIYAFYTLGEMIMSPVQMTFIALIAPEHLRGTYNGAASLQWLIGGVTAPLLGSLFLDTGKGDFALGFVGLLCCVSGGVYLALDRSIQRAKRLTKSA